A single Botrytis cinerea B05.10 chromosome 1, complete sequence DNA region contains:
- the Bcfpr2 gene encoding Bcfpr2 produces the protein MRLSTISLLALTSSVLAAEVKIEVTKAVECERKTQVGDKIHVHYRGNLEEDGKVGKEFDASYKRGSPLSFVVGKGSVIKGWDDNLLDMCIGEKRVLTIPPEFGYGDRAMGPIPAKSTLIFETELMGIDGVPKPETIIEKTSSSDAVDSATDSASSLSDKATEKATEAATGGAQRVVDDSIDGKENGNAQRVLKHGHEAPHSNGHEL, from the exons ATGCgtctttcaacaatttccCTCCTTGCTCTCACTTCCTCGGTCCTCGCAGCCGAAGTTAAGATTGAAGTAACCAAAGCCGTAGAATGTGAGCGCAAAACTCAAGTGGGTGATAAGATCCATGTTCATTACCGAGGAAAtcttgaggaagatggaaaggttGGAAAGGAATTCGATGCTTCCTACAAGCGTGGATCTCCATTGAGCTTTGTGGTTGGAAAGGGTAGTGTTATTAAAGG ATGGGATGACAATCTTCTCGATATGTGCATTGGTGAAAAGAGAGTTCTTACCATTCCTCCCGAGTTTGGTTATGGTGATAGAGCTATGGGTCCAATTCCAGCCAAGAGTACATTGA TCTTCGAAACCGAACTCATGGGAATTGACGGTGTCCCCAAACCCGAAACCATTATTGAAAAGACCTCCTCGTCCGATGCAGTCGATAGCGCCACCGATAGCGCATCATCACTCTCGGATAAAGCTACCGAAAAAGCTACCGAAGCAGCAACAGGAG GAGCACAACGAGTTGTAGATGATTCaattgatggaaaagaaaatggaaatgctcAAAGGGTTTTGAAACATGGTCATGAAGCCCCGCATAGTAATGGCCATGAATTGTGA
- the Bcfpr2 gene encoding Bcfpr2 gives MRLSTISLLALTSSVLAAEVKIEVTKAVECERKTQVGDKIHVHYRGNLEEDGKVGKEFDASYKRGSPLSFVVGKGSVIKGWDDNLLDMCIGEKRVLTIPPEFGYGDRAMGPIPAKSTLIFETELMGIDGVPKPETIIEKTSSSDAVDSATDSASSLSDKATEKATEAATGGVKSAISEAAEAVKTALADSDGDGQEHNEL, from the exons ATGCgtctttcaacaatttccCTCCTTGCTCTCACTTCCTCGGTCCTCGCAGCCGAAGTTAAGATTGAAGTAACCAAAGCCGTAGAATGTGAGCGCAAAACTCAAGTGGGTGATAAGATCCATGTTCATTACCGAGGAAAtcttgaggaagatggaaaggttGGAAAGGAATTCGATGCTTCCTACAAGCGTGGATCTCCATTGAGCTTTGTGGTTGGAAAGGGTAGTGTTATTAAAGG ATGGGATGACAATCTTCTCGATATGTGCATTGGTGAAAAGAGAGTTCTTACCATTCCTCCCGAGTTTGGTTATGGTGATAGAGCTATGGGTCCAATTCCAGCCAAGAGTACATTGA TCTTCGAAACCGAACTCATGGGAATTGACGGTGTCCCCAAACCCGAAACCATTATTGAAAAGACCTCCTCGTCCGATGCAGTCGATAGCGCCACCGATAGCGCATCATCACTCTCGGATAAAGCTACCGAAAAAGCTACCGAAGCAGCAACAGGAGGTGTGAAAAGTGCCATTTCCGAAGCCGCAGAGGCGGTCAAGACGGCTCTTGCTGATTCTGATGGTGATGGACAGGAGCACAACGAGTTGTAG